A region from the Variovorax sp. V93 genome encodes:
- a CDS encoding CHAT domain-containing protein produces MTWFSRRTERERSARRAGAAGALRLAAILLLGHGSLASAQQQAPNAEAAAGRAEQARLADTDTLLALTSEGAVLYGQDAVKLSGYQYCSQAVALAEAGEFRQSVRAASKALHLANATRDPNLLAMANRDLAIVYSYSGQLEKAEEFAREALKHPARDPKLVVGPVQKVIGDVRTRRGDYAGAVISYDEALANSSSRYAPLVQASLVNALIEAGDATRAREVLGGMAPPRDAPLTAQLDRTRARLLLAENKPAEARDLYRALTARQVGTDTEYYRLWAWDGVARSELALGQKQAAAEAVARALGGIDQVRARFRSEEFKMGLFSDLQSVFERGVAIYSDAGDARQAFEVSERSRSRALLDAVRGRAKINERAATTVDLAALQGMLAPDERVVQFHSLPDRLLVWVVGPAGIEARTVAVRREELAELVEVFRNSIVRGRRAAITNADKLGAALLGPLALAPGQRLIVVPHGPLHYLPFQALRLDGRYVIETHPVAVAPSISIAVQLAQRSPRVGASLTAFGNPRIEDKYDLPGAEVEVKQLAQLFPRNAVYMGAAATKTQFRDVAARSPLMHVAAHAEADAVDPLYSRILLANEGGKQNFLEAHEILGLPMDGTALVTLSACESGLGRIAQGDEVLGFTRSFLSAGSSSLIASLWPVSDDATAVLMSTLYGELAKGRDIQKAMQAGQLAVLKDPKMSHPFFWAPFNLIGNWRLTVGS; encoded by the coding sequence ATGACGTGGTTTTCGAGAAGAACGGAACGGGAGCGCTCGGCACGTCGTGCAGGGGCCGCGGGTGCGCTGAGGCTGGCAGCCATTCTTCTGCTGGGCCATGGGTCCCTGGCATCGGCGCAGCAGCAGGCGCCGAATGCCGAGGCCGCGGCCGGCCGGGCGGAGCAGGCCCGGCTCGCCGACACCGACACCTTGCTCGCATTGACCAGCGAGGGCGCGGTGCTCTATGGGCAGGATGCGGTCAAGCTGTCGGGCTACCAGTACTGCAGCCAGGCGGTGGCGCTGGCCGAGGCCGGCGAATTCCGCCAGAGCGTGCGCGCCGCCAGCAAGGCGCTGCACCTGGCCAATGCCACGCGCGATCCGAACCTGCTGGCCATGGCCAACCGCGACCTGGCCATCGTCTACAGCTATTCCGGCCAGCTCGAGAAGGCCGAGGAATTTGCGCGCGAGGCGCTCAAGCATCCGGCGCGCGACCCCAAGCTGGTGGTCGGCCCGGTGCAGAAGGTGATCGGCGACGTGCGCACGCGCCGCGGCGACTACGCGGGCGCCGTGATCAGCTATGACGAGGCGCTGGCCAACAGTTCGTCGCGCTACGCGCCGCTGGTGCAGGCCTCGCTCGTCAATGCGCTGATCGAAGCGGGCGACGCCACCAGGGCGCGCGAGGTGCTAGGGGGCATGGCGCCGCCCCGGGACGCGCCGCTCACGGCGCAGCTCGACCGCACCCGCGCGCGGCTGCTGCTGGCCGAGAACAAGCCGGCCGAGGCGCGCGACCTCTACCGCGCGCTCACCGCGCGGCAGGTCGGCACCGACACCGAGTACTACCGCCTCTGGGCCTGGGACGGCGTGGCGCGCAGCGAGCTCGCGCTCGGCCAGAAGCAGGCCGCGGCCGAGGCCGTGGCGCGCGCGCTGGGCGGCATCGACCAGGTGCGCGCCAGGTTCCGCAGCGAAGAATTCAAGATGGGCCTGTTCTCGGACCTGCAGTCGGTGTTCGAACGCGGCGTTGCGATCTACAGCGACGCGGGCGATGCGCGCCAGGCCTTCGAGGTGAGCGAGCGCAGCCGTTCGCGCGCGCTGCTCGACGCGGTGCGCGGCCGCGCGAAGATCAACGAGCGCGCCGCGACCACCGTGGACCTGGCCGCGCTGCAGGGCATGCTGGCGCCCGACGAGCGCGTGGTGCAGTTCCATTCGCTGCCCGACCGGCTGCTGGTGTGGGTGGTCGGCCCGGCCGGCATCGAGGCCAGGACGGTGGCGGTGCGCCGCGAGGAGCTCGCCGAGCTGGTCGAGGTGTTCCGCAACTCCATCGTGCGCGGCCGCCGCGCGGCCATCACCAATGCCGACAAGCTGGGCGCCGCGCTGCTCGGGCCGCTGGCCCTGGCGCCGGGGCAGCGGCTGATCGTGGTGCCGCACGGGCCGCTGCACTACCTGCCGTTCCAGGCACTGCGGCTCGACGGACGCTACGTGATCGAGACGCATCCGGTGGCGGTGGCGCCTTCGATCAGCATCGCGGTGCAGCTCGCCCAGCGCTCGCCGCGCGTGGGCGCATCGCTCACCGCCTTCGGCAATCCGCGCATCGAGGACAAGTACGACCTGCCCGGCGCCGAGGTCGAGGTGAAGCAGCTCGCGCAGCTGTTCCCGCGCAACGCGGTGTACATGGGCGCCGCGGCCACCAAGACGCAGTTCCGCGACGTGGCTGCGCGCTCGCCGCTGATGCACGTGGCGGCGCATGCCGAGGCCGATGCGGTCGATCCGCTGTACTCGCGCATCCTGCTGGCCAACGAGGGCGGCAAGCAGAATTTCCTGGAGGCGCACGAGATCCTCGGCCTGCCGATGGACGGCACCGCGCTGGTCACGCTGTCGGCCTGCGAGTCGGGGCTCGGGCGCATCGCGCAGGGCGACGAGGTGCTGGGCTTCACGCGCTCCTTTCTCTCGGCCGGCAGCTCGAGCCTGATCGCATCGCTGTGGCCGGTGTCGGACGACGCGACCGCGGTGCTCATGAGCACGCTCTATGGCGAGCTGGCCAAGGGCCGCGACATCCAGAAGGCGATGCAGGCCGGACAGCTGGCGGTGCTGAAGGATCCCAAGATGTCCCATCCCTTCTTCTGGGCGCCGTTCAACCTGATCGGCAACTGGCGTCTCACGGTGGGGAGCTGA
- a CDS encoding ShlB/FhaC/HecB family hemolysin secretion/activation protein — protein MRAIQRSTPTALAAAALVSATLLVAAQRTHAAEADANELLPTKDPCGSCDRPLAQATGAVAPQSLPAPPRPPAATFKLNDLRLNGVKALSNEELQSITAPYIGRDVTLGDLESLAQAITARYKERGYFLAQAVVPVQTVRDGIVEISVIEGRLGKVEVIVAPDAPVGEARVRGFLAPLQPGEAVNAPAYERSMLLLSDQPGIKVSSALQEGTQPGTTDLSVEVAAAPRWAFAAEADNHGTKESGRYRLGGTMRWASPFGIGDNLDVRAMVSNGNALQFGRVAYEAPIGSSGLRAGVGLARVNYELGGEFSELGAQGKADVFDVSLSYPLIRQRQHNLFLRLSADSKKLTDEYTAVDFSARKRVRGFGLGWTWERRDDWLGGGYWASTGNLYHGRLSIRDADSLQTDQGLGGHRTEGGFTKATFQLSRLQAVLPRHSLYLALGGQWASKNLDASEKLSLGGARAVRAYPSGELLVDQGVIGTVEWRWSFDAEFTPFVFYDAARGRPTKNPTIFDAGSPSRSLRGAGIGLSWTRPGNFTINATLAWRAGTDPARTDGGGRNPRLYVQAQKTF, from the coding sequence ATGCGCGCCATCCAACGCTCCACCCCGACCGCCCTTGCCGCCGCCGCCCTGGTGAGCGCAACGCTTCTCGTTGCCGCCCAGCGCACCCACGCGGCGGAAGCCGATGCCAATGAGCTGCTGCCAACAAAAGATCCCTGCGGCAGCTGCGACCGCCCCCTCGCGCAGGCCACCGGCGCCGTGGCGCCGCAGAGCCTGCCGGCACCGCCGCGGCCGCCCGCGGCCACCTTCAAGCTCAACGACCTGCGGCTCAACGGTGTCAAGGCACTGAGCAACGAGGAACTGCAGAGCATCACCGCGCCCTACATCGGGCGCGACGTCACGCTCGGCGATCTCGAAAGCCTGGCGCAGGCCATCACCGCGCGCTACAAGGAGCGCGGCTATTTCCTCGCGCAGGCCGTGGTGCCCGTGCAGACCGTGCGCGACGGCATCGTCGAGATCAGCGTCATCGAAGGCCGGCTCGGCAAGGTCGAGGTGATCGTTGCACCCGACGCGCCCGTCGGCGAGGCGCGCGTGCGCGGATTCCTTGCGCCATTGCAGCCCGGGGAGGCCGTGAACGCGCCGGCCTACGAGCGCTCGATGCTGCTGCTGTCGGACCAGCCCGGCATCAAGGTCTCGTCCGCGCTGCAGGAAGGCACGCAACCGGGCACCACCGACCTGTCGGTGGAAGTGGCGGCGGCGCCGCGCTGGGCCTTCGCGGCCGAGGCCGACAACCACGGCACCAAGGAGTCCGGCCGCTACCGCCTCGGCGGCACGATGCGCTGGGCGAGCCCCTTCGGCATCGGCGACAACCTGGACGTGCGCGCCATGGTCTCCAACGGCAATGCGCTGCAGTTCGGCCGCGTCGCCTACGAGGCGCCGATCGGCAGCAGCGGCCTGCGCGCCGGCGTCGGGCTGGCACGCGTCAACTACGAGCTGGGCGGCGAGTTTTCGGAGCTGGGCGCCCAGGGCAAGGCCGACGTGTTCGACGTCTCGCTGAGCTATCCGCTGATCCGCCAGCGCCAGCACAACCTCTTCCTGCGGCTGTCGGCCGACAGCAAGAAGCTCACCGACGAGTACACGGCGGTCGACTTCTCGGCGCGCAAGCGGGTGCGCGGCTTCGGCCTGGGCTGGACCTGGGAGCGCCGCGACGACTGGCTGGGCGGCGGCTACTGGGCGAGCACCGGCAATCTCTATCACGGCCGGCTCTCGATCCGCGATGCCGACAGCCTGCAGACCGACCAGGGCCTGGGCGGCCACCGCACCGAAGGCGGCTTCACCAAGGCCACCTTCCAGCTCTCGCGCCTGCAGGCGGTGCTGCCCCGGCACTCGCTGTACCTGGCGCTGGGCGGGCAGTGGGCCAGCAAGAACCTCGACGCCTCGGAAAAGCTCTCGCTGGGCGGCGCGCGTGCCGTGCGCGCCTACCCCTCGGGCGAACTGCTGGTGGACCAGGGCGTGATCGGCACCGTGGAATGGCGCTGGTCGTTCGACGCCGAGTTCACGCCCTTCGTGTTCTACGACGCGGCGCGCGGCCGCCCGACGAAGAACCCGACGATCTTCGACGCCGGCTCCCCTTCGCGCAGCCTGCGCGGCGCGGGCATCGGCCTGAGCTGGACGCGGCCCGGCAACTTCACCATCAACGCCACGCTGGCCTGGCGCGCCGGCACCGACCCGGCGCGCACCGACGGCGGCGGGCGCAACCCGCGGCTGTACGTGCAGGCGCAAAAGACCTTCTGA